The following are encoded together in the Drosophila sechellia strain sech25 chromosome 3R, ASM438219v1, whole genome shotgun sequence genome:
- the LOC116801374 gene encoding putative serine/threonine-protein kinase haspin homolog isoform X3: MLSSIKTKMDFLEDGRWKDPFDELLDSRTKLSKMNIVKQNVRVPYNIDSSVENSSYTETKEPNYENEPLTFEDCSIKVYCPSDSISTPCDKRLGGTVLFQSDLSPITHLKLEGVEHSRDKCADTKETDLYVNVDIPFQNIIASPKKGPNFGKKRLSNSNEMVTVVHPSISLNPGKWRKSLNNFIRSKINETNFTKKVEHRSSICQDRKSLVLKGEHKFENKCEEDVLKYCHQCTPLPFNATYEQYKLLNSKKIGEGAYGEVFRCSANQKVLKEHISDIVLKIIPLEGSTVINGEKQKTFSQILPEIIITNKMCSLRTSKTNSTNGFVSIRKVSLVKGRYPPHFINLWEKYDNEKGSENDHPELFGDNQLFAVLELKFAGSDMANFEFLNSEQSYYALKQIILALAVGEEEYQFEHRDLHLGNILIEYTNKKHVICTFKNSKLTVLSKGVNVTIIDYTLSRITINDCCYFNDLSRDEELFQATGDYQYDVYRMMRNEVKNNWSSFSPKTNIIWLSYVIVKEQLVIVFSKNKYHMAVVCYC; the protein is encoded by the exons atgctgAGCAgtatcaaaacaaaaatggaTTTTTTAGAGGACGGTAGATGGAAAGATCCGTTTGATGAACTTTTGGACTCCAGAAC GAAACTAAGTAAAATGAACATAGTAAAACAAAATGTAAGAGTACCCTATAACATTGACTCCAGTGTTGAAAATAGCAGCTACACAGAAACAAAAGAACCAAATTACGAAAACGAACCTTTAACTTTTGAAGATTGCTCTATAAAAGTGTACTGCCCCAGTGATTCTATATCAACTCCTTGCGATAAACGATTAGGAGGCACAGTATTATTTCAATCCGATCTCTCTCCAATTACTCACTTAAAACTTGAAGGTGTTGAACACAGTAGAGACAAATGCGCTGATACTAAAGAGACAGATTTATATGTAAATGTTGATATTCCTTTTCAAAACATAATTGCCAGTCCAAAAAAAGGTCCTAATTTCGGGAAAAAGCGATTGAGTAACTCAAATGAGATGGTTACTGTTGTGCACCCTTCGATTTCATTAAATCCAGGAAAATGGAGAAAAtcgctaaacaattttattagaTCTAAAATAAACGAAACAAATTTCACGAAAAAGGTAGAACATCGAAGTTCAATATGCCAGGATCGAAAATCATTAGTTTTGAAAGGTGAACATAAATTTGAGAATAAATGTGAAGAAGATGTTCTTAAATATTGTCATCAGTGTACACCACTTCCCTTTAATGCTACATACGAAcaatataaattattgaattctaAAAAGATTGGCGAGGGGGCTTATGGAGAAGTATTTCGTTGCTCGGCTAATCAAAAAGTACTAAAAGAGCATATCTCTGATATTGTATTAAAGATTATACCTTTGGAGGGTTCCACTGTAATTAATggagaaaagcaaaaaacattCAGTCAAATTTTAccagaaataattataactaACAAAATGTGCAGCCTTCGAACAAGTAAAACTAATTCTACGAATGGATTTGTGAGCATACGCAAG GTATCACTAGTTAAAGGAAGGTATCCACCACATTTTATAAATCTTTGGGAAAAGTATGACAACGAAAAGGGATCTGAGAATGACCATCCGGAACTTTTTGGAGACAATCAACTTTTTGCAGTCCTAGAACTAAAGTTTGCAGGAAGTGACATGgcaaattttgaatttttaaattccgAACAATCATATTACGCTTTAAAACAG ATTATTCTAGCGCTTGCTGTTGGTGAAGAAGAGTATCAATTTGAGCACAGAGACCTTCATTTGGGAAACATATTAATTGAATACACCAATAAGAAGCACGTAATTTGTACATTCAAAAACAGTAAATTAACTGTGCTTTCAAAAGGAGTGAACGTTACTATTATTGACTACACTCTTTCAAGAATTACAATTAATGACTGCTGCTATTTTAATGACCTCTCAAGAGATGAGGAACTTTTCCAGGCAACAGGAGACTATCAATACGATGTCTATCGAATGAtgcggaatgaggtaaa GAACAACTGGTCATCGTTTTCACCAAAAACAAATATCATATGGCTGTCATATGTTATCGTTAAG gAACAACTGGTCATCGTTTTCTCCAAAAACAAATATCATATGGCTGTCGTATGTTATTGTTAA
- the LOC116801374 gene encoding putative serine/threonine-protein kinase haspin homolog isoform X8, translating to MANFEFLNSEQSYYALKQIILALAVGEEEYQFEHRDLHLGNILIEYTNKKHVICTFKNSKLTVLSKGVNVTIIDYTLSRITINDCCYFNDLSRDEELFQATGDYQYDVYRMMRNEVKNNWSSFSPKTNIIWLSYVIVKVLDSVKYKSINTKVHRMYINKIKELQNIIMTFESASQCANYLFNLN from the exons ATGgcaaattttgaatttttaaattccgAACAATCATATTACGCTTTAAAACAG ATTATTCTAGCGCTTGCTGTTGGTGAAGAAGAGTATCAATTTGAGCACAGAGACCTTCATTTGGGAAACATATTAATTGAATACACCAATAAGAAGCACGTAATTTGTACATTCAAAAACAGTAAATTAACTGTGCTTTCAAAAGGAGTGAACGTTACTATTATTGACTACACTCTTTCAAGAATTACAATTAATGACTGCTGCTATTTTAATGACCTCTCAAGAGATGAGGAACTTTTCCAGGCAACAGGAGACTATCAATACGATGTCTATCGAATGAtgcggaatgaggtaaa GAACAACTGGTCATCGTTTTCACCAAAAACAAATATCATATGGCTGTCATATGTTATCGTTAAGGTACTGGATAGCGTGAAATACAAAAGTATCAATACGAAGGTTCACAGGATGTACATTAATAAAATCAAGGAATTGCAAAACATTATAATGACATTTGAAAGTGCTTCTCAATGcgcaaattatttgtttaatttaaattaa
- the LOC116801374 gene encoding putative serine/threonine-protein kinase haspin homolog isoform X2 has protein sequence MLSSIKTKMDFLEDGRWKDPFDELLDSRTKLSKMNIVKQNVRVPYNIDSSVENSSYTETKEPNYENEPLTFEDCSIKVYCPSDSISTPCDKRLGGTVLFQSDLSPITHLKLEGVEHSRDKCADTKETDLYVNVDIPFQNIIASPKKGPNFGKKRLSNSNEMVTVVHPSISLNPGKWRKSLNNFIRSKINETNFTKKVEHRSSICQDRKSLVLKGEHKFENKCEEDVLKYCHQCTPLPFNATYEQYKLLNSKKIGEGAYGEVFRCSANQKVLKEHISDIVLKIIPLEGSTVINGEKQKTFSQILPEIIITNKMCSLRTSKTNSTNGFVSIRKVSLVKGRYPPHFINLWEKYDNEKGSENDHPELFGDNQLFAVLELKFAGSDMANFEFLNSEQSYYALKQIILALAVGEEEYQFEHRDLHLGNILIEYTNKKHVICTFKNSKLTVLSKGVNVTIIDYTLSRITINDCCYFNDLSRDEELFQATGDYQYDVYRMMRNEVKNNWSSFSPKTNIIWLSYVIVKVLDIVKYKSINTKVHRMYINKIKELQNIIMTFESASQCANYLFNLN, from the exons atgctgAGCAgtatcaaaacaaaaatggaTTTTTTAGAGGACGGTAGATGGAAAGATCCGTTTGATGAACTTTTGGACTCCAGAAC GAAACTAAGTAAAATGAACATAGTAAAACAAAATGTAAGAGTACCCTATAACATTGACTCCAGTGTTGAAAATAGCAGCTACACAGAAACAAAAGAACCAAATTACGAAAACGAACCTTTAACTTTTGAAGATTGCTCTATAAAAGTGTACTGCCCCAGTGATTCTATATCAACTCCTTGCGATAAACGATTAGGAGGCACAGTATTATTTCAATCCGATCTCTCTCCAATTACTCACTTAAAACTTGAAGGTGTTGAACACAGTAGAGACAAATGCGCTGATACTAAAGAGACAGATTTATATGTAAATGTTGATATTCCTTTTCAAAACATAATTGCCAGTCCAAAAAAAGGTCCTAATTTCGGGAAAAAGCGATTGAGTAACTCAAATGAGATGGTTACTGTTGTGCACCCTTCGATTTCATTAAATCCAGGAAAATGGAGAAAAtcgctaaacaattttattagaTCTAAAATAAACGAAACAAATTTCACGAAAAAGGTAGAACATCGAAGTTCAATATGCCAGGATCGAAAATCATTAGTTTTGAAAGGTGAACATAAATTTGAGAATAAATGTGAAGAAGATGTTCTTAAATATTGTCATCAGTGTACACCACTTCCCTTTAATGCTACATACGAAcaatataaattattgaattctaAAAAGATTGGCGAGGGGGCTTATGGAGAAGTATTTCGTTGCTCGGCTAATCAAAAAGTACTAAAAGAGCATATCTCTGATATTGTATTAAAGATTATACCTTTGGAGGGTTCCACTGTAATTAATggagaaaagcaaaaaacattCAGTCAAATTTTAccagaaataattataactaACAAAATGTGCAGCCTTCGAACAAGTAAAACTAATTCTACGAATGGATTTGTGAGCATACGCAAG GTATCACTAGTTAAAGGAAGGTATCCACCACATTTTATAAATCTTTGGGAAAAGTATGACAACGAAAAGGGATCTGAGAATGACCATCCGGAACTTTTTGGAGACAATCAACTTTTTGCAGTCCTAGAACTAAAGTTTGCAGGAAGTGACATGgcaaattttgaatttttaaattccgAACAATCATATTACGCTTTAAAACAG ATTATTCTAGCGCTTGCTGTTGGTGAAGAAGAGTATCAATTTGAGCACAGAGACCTTCATTTGGGAAACATATTAATTGAATACACCAATAAGAAGCACGTAATTTGTACATTCAAAAACAGTAAATTAACTGTGCTTTCAAAAGGAGTGAACGTTACTATTATTGACTACACTCTTTCAAGAATTACAATTAATGACTGCTGCTATTTTAATGACCTCTCAAGAGATGAGGAACTTTTCCAGGCAACAGGAGACTATCAATACGATGTCTATCGAATGAtgcggaatgaggtaaa gAACAACTGGTCATCGTTTTCTCCAAAAACAAATATCATATGGCTGTCGTATGTTATTGTTAAGGTACTGGATATCGTGAAATACAAAAGTATCAATACGAAGGTTCACAGGATGTACATTAATAAAATCAAGGAATTGCAAAACATTATAATGACATTTGAAAGTGCTTCTCAATGcgcaaattatttgtttaatttaaattaa
- the LOC116801374 gene encoding putative serine/threonine-protein kinase haspin homolog isoform X5 yields the protein MLSSIKTKMDFLEDGRWKDPFDELLDSRTKLSKMNIVKQNVRVPYNIDSSVENSSYTETKEPNYENEPLTFEDCSIKVYCPSDSISTPCDKRLGGTVLFQSDLSPITHLKLEGVEHSRDKCADTKETDLYVNVDIPFQNIIASPKKGPNFGKKRLSNSNEMVTVVHPSISLNPGKWRKSLNNFIRSKINETNFTKKVEHRSSICQDRKSLVLKGEHKFENKCEEDVLKYCHQCTPLPFNATYEQYKLLNSKKIGEGAYGEVFRCSANQKVLKEHISDIVLKIIPLEGSTVINGEKQKTFSQILPEIIITNKMCSLRTSKTNSTNGFVSIRKVSLVKGRYPPHFINLWEKYDNEKGSENDHPELFGDNQLFAVLELKFAGSDMANFEFLNSEQSYYALKQIILALAVGEEEYQFEHRDLHLGNILIEYTNKKHVICTFKNSKLTVLSKGVNVTIIDYTLSRITINDCCYFNDLSRDEELFQATGDYQYDVYRMMRNEEQLVIVFSKNKYHMAVVCYC from the exons atgctgAGCAgtatcaaaacaaaaatggaTTTTTTAGAGGACGGTAGATGGAAAGATCCGTTTGATGAACTTTTGGACTCCAGAAC GAAACTAAGTAAAATGAACATAGTAAAACAAAATGTAAGAGTACCCTATAACATTGACTCCAGTGTTGAAAATAGCAGCTACACAGAAACAAAAGAACCAAATTACGAAAACGAACCTTTAACTTTTGAAGATTGCTCTATAAAAGTGTACTGCCCCAGTGATTCTATATCAACTCCTTGCGATAAACGATTAGGAGGCACAGTATTATTTCAATCCGATCTCTCTCCAATTACTCACTTAAAACTTGAAGGTGTTGAACACAGTAGAGACAAATGCGCTGATACTAAAGAGACAGATTTATATGTAAATGTTGATATTCCTTTTCAAAACATAATTGCCAGTCCAAAAAAAGGTCCTAATTTCGGGAAAAAGCGATTGAGTAACTCAAATGAGATGGTTACTGTTGTGCACCCTTCGATTTCATTAAATCCAGGAAAATGGAGAAAAtcgctaaacaattttattagaTCTAAAATAAACGAAACAAATTTCACGAAAAAGGTAGAACATCGAAGTTCAATATGCCAGGATCGAAAATCATTAGTTTTGAAAGGTGAACATAAATTTGAGAATAAATGTGAAGAAGATGTTCTTAAATATTGTCATCAGTGTACACCACTTCCCTTTAATGCTACATACGAAcaatataaattattgaattctaAAAAGATTGGCGAGGGGGCTTATGGAGAAGTATTTCGTTGCTCGGCTAATCAAAAAGTACTAAAAGAGCATATCTCTGATATTGTATTAAAGATTATACCTTTGGAGGGTTCCACTGTAATTAATggagaaaagcaaaaaacattCAGTCAAATTTTAccagaaataattataactaACAAAATGTGCAGCCTTCGAACAAGTAAAACTAATTCTACGAATGGATTTGTGAGCATACGCAAG GTATCACTAGTTAAAGGAAGGTATCCACCACATTTTATAAATCTTTGGGAAAAGTATGACAACGAAAAGGGATCTGAGAATGACCATCCGGAACTTTTTGGAGACAATCAACTTTTTGCAGTCCTAGAACTAAAGTTTGCAGGAAGTGACATGgcaaattttgaatttttaaattccgAACAATCATATTACGCTTTAAAACAG ATTATTCTAGCGCTTGCTGTTGGTGAAGAAGAGTATCAATTTGAGCACAGAGACCTTCATTTGGGAAACATATTAATTGAATACACCAATAAGAAGCACGTAATTTGTACATTCAAAAACAGTAAATTAACTGTGCTTTCAAAAGGAGTGAACGTTACTATTATTGACTACACTCTTTCAAGAATTACAATTAATGACTGCTGCTATTTTAATGACCTCTCAAGAGATGAGGAACTTTTCCAGGCAACAGGAGACTATCAATACGATGTCTATCGAATGAtgcggaatgag gAACAACTGGTCATCGTTTTCTCCAAAAACAAATATCATATGGCTGTCGTATGTTATTGTTAA
- the LOC116801374 gene encoding putative serine/threonine-protein kinase haspin homolog isoform X7, with translation MLSSIKTKMDFLEDGRWKDPFDELLDSRTKLSKMNIVKQNVSLVKGRYPPHFINLWEKYDNEKGSENDHPELFGDNQLFAVLELKFAGSDMANFEFLNSEQSYYALKQIILALAVGEEEYQFEHRDLHLGNILIEYTNKKHVICTFKNSKLTVLSKGVNVTIIDYTLSRITINDCCYFNDLSRDEELFQATGDYQYDVYRMMRNEVKNNWSSFSPKTNIIWLSYVIVKVLDSVKYKSINTKVHRMYINKIKELQNIIMTFESASQCANYLFNLN, from the exons atgctgAGCAgtatcaaaacaaaaatggaTTTTTTAGAGGACGGTAGATGGAAAGATCCGTTTGATGAACTTTTGGACTCCAGAAC GAAACTAAGTAAAATGAACATAGTAAAACAAAAT GTATCACTAGTTAAAGGAAGGTATCCACCACATTTTATAAATCTTTGGGAAAAGTATGACAACGAAAAGGGATCTGAGAATGACCATCCGGAACTTTTTGGAGACAATCAACTTTTTGCAGTCCTAGAACTAAAGTTTGCAGGAAGTGACATGgcaaattttgaatttttaaattccgAACAATCATATTACGCTTTAAAACAG ATTATTCTAGCGCTTGCTGTTGGTGAAGAAGAGTATCAATTTGAGCACAGAGACCTTCATTTGGGAAACATATTAATTGAATACACCAATAAGAAGCACGTAATTTGTACATTCAAAAACAGTAAATTAACTGTGCTTTCAAAAGGAGTGAACGTTACTATTATTGACTACACTCTTTCAAGAATTACAATTAATGACTGCTGCTATTTTAATGACCTCTCAAGAGATGAGGAACTTTTCCAGGCAACAGGAGACTATCAATACGATGTCTATCGAATGAtgcggaatgaggtaaa GAACAACTGGTCATCGTTTTCACCAAAAACAAATATCATATGGCTGTCATATGTTATCGTTAAGGTACTGGATAGCGTGAAATACAAAAGTATCAATACGAAGGTTCACAGGATGTACATTAATAAAATCAAGGAATTGCAAAACATTATAATGACATTTGAAAGTGCTTCTCAATGcgcaaattatttgtttaatttaaattaa
- the LOC116801374 gene encoding putative serine/threonine-protein kinase haspin homolog isoform X6, with product MLSSIKTKMDFLEDGRWKDPFDELLDSRTKLSKMNIVKQNIIPLEGSTVINGEKQKTFSQILPEIIITNKMCSLRTSKTNSTNGFVSIRKVSLVKGRYPPHFINLWEKYDNEKGSENDHPELFGDNQLFAVLELKFAGSDMANFEFLNSEQSYYALKQIILALAVGEEEYQFEHRDLHLGNILIEYTNKKHVICTFKNSKLTVLSKGVNVTIIDYTLSRITINDCCYFNDLSRDEELFQATGDYQYDVYRMMRNEVKNNWSSFSPKTNIIWLSYVIVKVLDSVKYKSINTKVHRMYINKIKELQNIIMTFESASQCANYLFNLN from the exons atgctgAGCAgtatcaaaacaaaaatggaTTTTTTAGAGGACGGTAGATGGAAAGATCCGTTTGATGAACTTTTGGACTCCAGAAC GAAACTAAGTAAAATGAACATAGTAAAACAAAAT ATTATACCTTTGGAGGGTTCCACTGTAATTAATggagaaaagcaaaaaacattCAGTCAAATTTTAccagaaataattataactaACAAAATGTGCAGCCTTCGAACAAGTAAAACTAATTCTACGAATGGATTTGTGAGCATACGCAAG GTATCACTAGTTAAAGGAAGGTATCCACCACATTTTATAAATCTTTGGGAAAAGTATGACAACGAAAAGGGATCTGAGAATGACCATCCGGAACTTTTTGGAGACAATCAACTTTTTGCAGTCCTAGAACTAAAGTTTGCAGGAAGTGACATGgcaaattttgaatttttaaattccgAACAATCATATTACGCTTTAAAACAG ATTATTCTAGCGCTTGCTGTTGGTGAAGAAGAGTATCAATTTGAGCACAGAGACCTTCATTTGGGAAACATATTAATTGAATACACCAATAAGAAGCACGTAATTTGTACATTCAAAAACAGTAAATTAACTGTGCTTTCAAAAGGAGTGAACGTTACTATTATTGACTACACTCTTTCAAGAATTACAATTAATGACTGCTGCTATTTTAATGACCTCTCAAGAGATGAGGAACTTTTCCAGGCAACAGGAGACTATCAATACGATGTCTATCGAATGAtgcggaatgaggtaaa GAACAACTGGTCATCGTTTTCACCAAAAACAAATATCATATGGCTGTCATATGTTATCGTTAAGGTACTGGATAGCGTGAAATACAAAAGTATCAATACGAAGGTTCACAGGATGTACATTAATAAAATCAAGGAATTGCAAAACATTATAATGACATTTGAAAGTGCTTCTCAATGcgcaaattatttgtttaatttaaattaa
- the LOC116801374 gene encoding putative serine/threonine-protein kinase haspin homolog isoform X1 has product MLSSIKTKMDFLEDGRWKDPFDELLDSRTKLSKMNIVKQNVRVPYNIDSSVENSSYTETKEPNYENEPLTFEDCSIKVYCPSDSISTPCDKRLGGTVLFQSDLSPITHLKLEGVEHSRDKCADTKETDLYVNVDIPFQNIIASPKKGPNFGKKRLSNSNEMVTVVHPSISLNPGKWRKSLNNFIRSKINETNFTKKVEHRSSICQDRKSLVLKGEHKFENKCEEDVLKYCHQCTPLPFNATYEQYKLLNSKKIGEGAYGEVFRCSANQKVLKEHISDIVLKIIPLEGSTVINGEKQKTFSQILPEIIITNKMCSLRTSKTNSTNGFVSIRKVSLVKGRYPPHFINLWEKYDNEKGSENDHPELFGDNQLFAVLELKFAGSDMANFEFLNSEQSYYALKQIILALAVGEEEYQFEHRDLHLGNILIEYTNKKHVICTFKNSKLTVLSKGVNVTIIDYTLSRITINDCCYFNDLSRDEELFQATGDYQYDVYRMMRNEVKNNWSSFSPKTNIIWLSYVIVKVLDSVKYKSINTKVHRMYINKIKELQNIIMTFESASQCANYLFNLN; this is encoded by the exons atgctgAGCAgtatcaaaacaaaaatggaTTTTTTAGAGGACGGTAGATGGAAAGATCCGTTTGATGAACTTTTGGACTCCAGAAC GAAACTAAGTAAAATGAACATAGTAAAACAAAATGTAAGAGTACCCTATAACATTGACTCCAGTGTTGAAAATAGCAGCTACACAGAAACAAAAGAACCAAATTACGAAAACGAACCTTTAACTTTTGAAGATTGCTCTATAAAAGTGTACTGCCCCAGTGATTCTATATCAACTCCTTGCGATAAACGATTAGGAGGCACAGTATTATTTCAATCCGATCTCTCTCCAATTACTCACTTAAAACTTGAAGGTGTTGAACACAGTAGAGACAAATGCGCTGATACTAAAGAGACAGATTTATATGTAAATGTTGATATTCCTTTTCAAAACATAATTGCCAGTCCAAAAAAAGGTCCTAATTTCGGGAAAAAGCGATTGAGTAACTCAAATGAGATGGTTACTGTTGTGCACCCTTCGATTTCATTAAATCCAGGAAAATGGAGAAAAtcgctaaacaattttattagaTCTAAAATAAACGAAACAAATTTCACGAAAAAGGTAGAACATCGAAGTTCAATATGCCAGGATCGAAAATCATTAGTTTTGAAAGGTGAACATAAATTTGAGAATAAATGTGAAGAAGATGTTCTTAAATATTGTCATCAGTGTACACCACTTCCCTTTAATGCTACATACGAAcaatataaattattgaattctaAAAAGATTGGCGAGGGGGCTTATGGAGAAGTATTTCGTTGCTCGGCTAATCAAAAAGTACTAAAAGAGCATATCTCTGATATTGTATTAAAGATTATACCTTTGGAGGGTTCCACTGTAATTAATggagaaaagcaaaaaacattCAGTCAAATTTTAccagaaataattataactaACAAAATGTGCAGCCTTCGAACAAGTAAAACTAATTCTACGAATGGATTTGTGAGCATACGCAAG GTATCACTAGTTAAAGGAAGGTATCCACCACATTTTATAAATCTTTGGGAAAAGTATGACAACGAAAAGGGATCTGAGAATGACCATCCGGAACTTTTTGGAGACAATCAACTTTTTGCAGTCCTAGAACTAAAGTTTGCAGGAAGTGACATGgcaaattttgaatttttaaattccgAACAATCATATTACGCTTTAAAACAG ATTATTCTAGCGCTTGCTGTTGGTGAAGAAGAGTATCAATTTGAGCACAGAGACCTTCATTTGGGAAACATATTAATTGAATACACCAATAAGAAGCACGTAATTTGTACATTCAAAAACAGTAAATTAACTGTGCTTTCAAAAGGAGTGAACGTTACTATTATTGACTACACTCTTTCAAGAATTACAATTAATGACTGCTGCTATTTTAATGACCTCTCAAGAGATGAGGAACTTTTCCAGGCAACAGGAGACTATCAATACGATGTCTATCGAATGAtgcggaatgaggtaaa GAACAACTGGTCATCGTTTTCACCAAAAACAAATATCATATGGCTGTCATATGTTATCGTTAAGGTACTGGATAGCGTGAAATACAAAAGTATCAATACGAAGGTTCACAGGATGTACATTAATAAAATCAAGGAATTGCAAAACATTATAATGACATTTGAAAGTGCTTCTCAATGcgcaaattatttgtttaatttaaattaa
- the LOC116801374 gene encoding putative serine/threonine-protein kinase haspin homolog isoform X4 produces MLSSIKTKMDFLEDGRWKDPFDELLDSRTKLSKMNIVKQNVRVPYNIDSSVENSSYTETKEPNYENEPLTFEDCSIKVYCPSDSISTPCDKRLGGTVLFQSDLSPITHLKLEGVEHSRDKCADTKETDLYVNVDIPFQNIIASPKKGPNFGKKRLSNSNEMVTVVHPSISLNPGKWRKSLNNFIRSKINETNFTKKVEHRSSICQDRKSLVLKGEHKFENKCEEDVLKYCHQCTPLPFNATYEQYKLLNSKKIGEGAYGEVFRCSANQKVLKEHISDIVLKIIPLEGSTVINGEKQKTFSQILPEIIITNKMCSLRTSKTNSTNGFVSIRKVSLVKGRYPPHFINLWEKYDNEKGSENDHPELFGDNQLFAVLELKFAGSDMANFEFLNSEQSYYALKQIILALAVGEEEYQFEHRDLHLGNILIEYTNKKHVICTFKNSKLTVLSKGVNVTIIDYTLSRITINDCCYFNDLSRDEELFQATGDYQYDVYRMMRNEEQLVIVFTKNKYHMAVICYR; encoded by the exons atgctgAGCAgtatcaaaacaaaaatggaTTTTTTAGAGGACGGTAGATGGAAAGATCCGTTTGATGAACTTTTGGACTCCAGAAC GAAACTAAGTAAAATGAACATAGTAAAACAAAATGTAAGAGTACCCTATAACATTGACTCCAGTGTTGAAAATAGCAGCTACACAGAAACAAAAGAACCAAATTACGAAAACGAACCTTTAACTTTTGAAGATTGCTCTATAAAAGTGTACTGCCCCAGTGATTCTATATCAACTCCTTGCGATAAACGATTAGGAGGCACAGTATTATTTCAATCCGATCTCTCTCCAATTACTCACTTAAAACTTGAAGGTGTTGAACACAGTAGAGACAAATGCGCTGATACTAAAGAGACAGATTTATATGTAAATGTTGATATTCCTTTTCAAAACATAATTGCCAGTCCAAAAAAAGGTCCTAATTTCGGGAAAAAGCGATTGAGTAACTCAAATGAGATGGTTACTGTTGTGCACCCTTCGATTTCATTAAATCCAGGAAAATGGAGAAAAtcgctaaacaattttattagaTCTAAAATAAACGAAACAAATTTCACGAAAAAGGTAGAACATCGAAGTTCAATATGCCAGGATCGAAAATCATTAGTTTTGAAAGGTGAACATAAATTTGAGAATAAATGTGAAGAAGATGTTCTTAAATATTGTCATCAGTGTACACCACTTCCCTTTAATGCTACATACGAAcaatataaattattgaattctaAAAAGATTGGCGAGGGGGCTTATGGAGAAGTATTTCGTTGCTCGGCTAATCAAAAAGTACTAAAAGAGCATATCTCTGATATTGTATTAAAGATTATACCTTTGGAGGGTTCCACTGTAATTAATggagaaaagcaaaaaacattCAGTCAAATTTTAccagaaataattataactaACAAAATGTGCAGCCTTCGAACAAGTAAAACTAATTCTACGAATGGATTTGTGAGCATACGCAAG GTATCACTAGTTAAAGGAAGGTATCCACCACATTTTATAAATCTTTGGGAAAAGTATGACAACGAAAAGGGATCTGAGAATGACCATCCGGAACTTTTTGGAGACAATCAACTTTTTGCAGTCCTAGAACTAAAGTTTGCAGGAAGTGACATGgcaaattttgaatttttaaattccgAACAATCATATTACGCTTTAAAACAG ATTATTCTAGCGCTTGCTGTTGGTGAAGAAGAGTATCAATTTGAGCACAGAGACCTTCATTTGGGAAACATATTAATTGAATACACCAATAAGAAGCACGTAATTTGTACATTCAAAAACAGTAAATTAACTGTGCTTTCAAAAGGAGTGAACGTTACTATTATTGACTACACTCTTTCAAGAATTACAATTAATGACTGCTGCTATTTTAATGACCTCTCAAGAGATGAGGAACTTTTCCAGGCAACAGGAGACTATCAATACGATGTCTATCGAATGAtgcggaatgag GAACAACTGGTCATCGTTTTCACCAAAAACAAATATCATATGGCTGTCATATGTTATCGTTAA